Proteins encoded in a region of the Rutidosis leptorrhynchoides isolate AG116_Rl617_1_P2 chromosome 9, CSIRO_AGI_Rlap_v1, whole genome shotgun sequence genome:
- the LOC139868962 gene encoding HVA22-like protein i, whose product MLGYMLNRVLMLLLAYLYPAYECFKNIEKNKPDVDSLRFWCQYWIIIALLTVWDSFGDAFVSWLPLYSEVKVVICVYLWYPKTKGTIYIYSTFVKPYLLKHEGDIDRTIAELKTRAGDSASLYIQRVLAYGQTRAVEIVQLVMTQSLQRAQPAPATASDNKASAAVSGSGEDGPVKLRKTGAVAK is encoded by the exons ATGCTAGGATATATGCTTAATCGCGTACTTAT GTTGTTACTTGCATATTTGTATCCAGCTTATGAATGCTTCAAAAATATAGAGAAGAATAAACCAGACGTGGATTCACTTCGCTTTTGGTGTCAATActg GATAATAATCGCTCTGTTGACCGTATGGGATTCATTTGGTGATGCCTTCGTTTCATG GCTTCCCTTGTACAGTGAAGTAAAGGTAGTAATTTGTGTATACTTGTGGTACCCCAAAACAAAG GGAACAATATACATTTATAGCACCTTTGTGAAACCATACCTTTTAAAGCACGAAGGAGATATTGATCGTACCATAGCTGAATTGAAGACCAGGGCTGGAGATTCTGCATCTCTTTATATTCAAAGAGTTTTAGCCTATGGACAAACAAGGGCTGTCGAAATTGTTCAACTTGTTATGACACAATCTTTACAAAGAGCTCAACCCGCTCCG GCAACAGCAAGTGACAACAAGGCATCGGCTGCTGTTTCTGGAAGTGGTGAAGATGGACCTGTTAAGTTGCGAAAAACTGGTGCAGTGGCTAAATGA